The following proteins are encoded in a genomic region of Triticum dicoccoides isolate Atlit2015 ecotype Zavitan chromosome 1B, WEW_v2.0, whole genome shotgun sequence:
- the LOC119335912 gene encoding probable glutathione S-transferase GSTU6 yields MAGGDELKLLGSWLSPFATRVKLALTLKGLSYENLEEDLSNKSELLLSSNPVHKKVPVLIHNGASVCESIIILQYIDEAFADIGPSLVPPDPHQRAAARFWAAYIDDKLVIPWVRSFRGKTEEEKSEWMEQTFIAVETLEGALRESSKGKGFFGGDNVGLVDVVLGSLLTWVHATEVMSGTKMFDPAKTPLLAAWMQRFDELDGAKAVMSDVNRMVEFKTRQAQAISVAAASQRQ; encoded by the exons ATGGCCGGAGGAGACGAACTGAAGCTGCTCGGCTCATGGCTAAGCCCATTTGCCACTAGGGTGAAACTTGCCCTCACCCTCAAGGGCCTGAGCTACGAAAACCTGGAAGAGGACCTCTCCAACAAGAGCGAGCTACTCCTCAGCTCCAACCCTGTGCACAAGAAGGTGCCCGTGCTCATCCACAACGGCGCTTCCGTGTGCGAGTCCATTATCATCCTGCAGTACATCGACGAAGCATTCGCCGACATCGGCCCCTCCCTCGTCCCCCCGGACCCCCACCAGCGCGCCGCCGCTCGCTTCTGGGCCGCCTACATCGATGACAAG CTCGTGATCCCATGGGTGCGGTCGTTCAGGGGCAAGACGGAGGAGGAGAAGTCTGAGTGGATGGAGCAGACGTTCATCGCCGTGGAGACCCTGGAAGGAGCCCTCAGGGAGAGCTCCAAGGGCAAGGGCTTCTTCGGCGGCGACAATGTCGGGCTCGTGGACGTCGTGCTAGGCAGCCTGCTCACGTGGGTGCACGCGACCGAGGTGATGTCGGGGACCAAGATGTTTGACCCTGCTAAGACCCCACTGCTGGCCGCTTGGATGCAGCGCTTCGACGAGCTTGACGGTGCCAAGGCCGTCATGTCGGACGTTAATAGGATGGTCGAGTTCAAGACGAGGCAGGCGCAGGCCATCTCTGTCGCTGCAGCTTCACAGCGTCAGTAA